From the Robbsia betulipollinis genome, the window TGCCCGTCCGAGAGATCATAGCGCAGGCACGTATGCCAGGACCCATGTGGCGGAAGATCCACGCTGAACGCGATGCGGCCATTCGCATAGACCGCGGGGCACGTTGTGTTTGAACACGTGATGGCAATGGTTCGTTCGAACGCCGCATTGCGGTATGTCGTCGCGAGCCGCTGGGCATCGTCCGACCATTGCGTCGACACATGCCCCCGTCTGACCAGTCGTCCCGATTTCACTTCGAACAAATCCGCGAAGTCGCTGCGCACCGCGATCTCCAACGCGATACGGACGGGCGCGTCGTTCTGATTTGTCAAATCGAGGTCTTCGTGAACGCCACCATGAATATGGCGCGTCAAACAGAGTCCAAGCGTATGTGCCGCCACCGGCCCCTTTTCCGTCAGGATCGGCGGGTTCGTCATGAACACCCGCGCCGCGAAGGCACTCGTCGCCGCGCCGTTCAGCAACTCCCATGACGCACCATTGACATAGGCCCGCCAACTGCTGACGAGGCGCGTGTCGTAGAAAAACAGGCCTTTGTCGCTCGGCGAGTCGATCTGTCCATCGGTTTCGGTGAGCAGGACGGAATGCCCCTGGTGAATCGCGATCTGCGGCGACCCCACTTGAATTTTCACTGTCATCGTAAGCCTCTTGAAGGGTCTTCGCCGCAGCCGGCGAAAGTCATCATCATGGCACGGCAAACGTGCCGGCAGCGTGACCCCACGCACACCGCGCGTATCGGGAAATTACAGGGGATGGCTAATGAATGAAGGATAGTTACTTGCAGGACGTTCTATCGTGTACCCTGAAGCTCGCCGTGAGCCTGGCGCAACGCGCTCCTTCTGCATAACCAATAGAAAAGACCGAACGGAAGACGTGGATCGGGAGGTTTTCCCGACAGCGGCCGCATGCTGCGGCAATGTAGGACCATCCACCAGGGGGACTTCCGATGCACATCGTCATCATCGCTGCCACGGCAGCACTCGGCGGTCTCCTGTTCGGCTATGATACCGGCGTCATTTCCGCCGCACTGCTGTTCCTGCGTACCGCCTTTCATCTGTCCACGCTCATGGTGGGCATCGTCACGAGCATTGCGTTGGCGGGCGCCGCGGGCGGTGCCGGCGTAGCGGGTCGTCTCGCGGATCATTTCGGACGCCGTCCCACCTTGCTATGGACCGCCGCCGTGTTCCTCGCGGGCGCCGTGGTTTCCGCGTGTGCCGTGGACCTCCCAATGCTGCTGGTCGGGCGCGTGCTGGTCGGCATCGGGATTGGCGGTGCGTCGATGCTTACGCCGCTGTATCTGGCGGAGATCGCGCCCGCCAAGACGCGTGGTGCGCTGGTATCGTGCAACCAGTTGGCGGTGACGCTGGGCATCCTGCTGTCCTACCTCGTGGGCTATGCGCTGGCCGCCAGTGGCTCGTGGCGCTGGATGTTGGGCCTCAGCGCAGTACCGGGCGCGCTGCTTGCGCTCGGCATGTATCTGCTGCCGGAAACGCCGCGCTGGCTGGCGGGCCACGGTCACACCGATCTCGCACGCGCATCGCTACGCAAATTACGGGGTGCCGATGTCGACATCGATGCCGAGGTCGCGGAACTCCGGGCAGATCTTAAGAGCGATCGCCAGACCGCCCAGCATGAAGCGCCCAGCAAAAAGGAGCGACTGGCGCAGCGCCTGCCCTTGATCGTCGGCGTGGGCCTCGCCATTTTCCAGCAAGTCACCGGCATCAATACGGTCATTTACTTCGCGCCGATGATCTTCCAGGCAGCGGGGCTCTCTTCCGCATCGGCGGCGATACTGGCAACAGCCGGCATCGGCGTCGTGAACGTGTTGATGACCGTCGTCGCCATCCGCCTGGTCGACCGGGTGGGACGACGCGTGCTGCTGCTCTGGGGCGTGGGTGGCATGGGCGTCAGCCTGTCGCTGCTCGCTTGCGTGTTTCTTTTCGGGAAAGGTCCGATACTGAGCTGGCTTACCGCCGCCAGCCTGACGGCGTACATCGGCTTTTTCGCCATCGGGCTGGGACCCGTATTCTGGTTGCTGCTCTCGGAGATCTTCCCCCTGGCGATACGCGCACGCGGGATGTCCGCGGCGACGATTGCGAACTGGCTCGCCAATCTGGCCGTCGCGTTGAGCTTTCTCAATTTGACGGCGCTGCTGGGACGCCCGGGGGTGTTCTTCATTTTCGCTGCACTGTCTTTCGCCGCCCTTCTTTTCGCCTATCGCCTGATTCCCGAGACCATGGGCTTGAGTCTGGAAGCGGTGGATGCCCTGTGGCGGCGGCGCGAAGGGCTGACGCCGCCCGCAAATCAGGAACGGTAAATGTCTTCGATTCAGGGACAGTCCGCCGAAACGCCTGTCCCTCCTCCCGGCGAACCGCCTGCCAGGGAGCATCCTGGCTGGCATAAATATGGGTTCGCCGCGTTGGCACTGCTCGGCCTGCTCGGCATCTATGCCGTCGCAGGATTCTGGGGCGCGCCGCGATTGGTCGAAACGCACCTCTCCCCCTGGCTCACCCAGCGCTATGGACTGCACCTCGGCCTGGGCCGGGTGCGTTTCAACCCGTTCACATTCGAGATCCAGGCCGACAATGTCGTATTGCGCAATCCTGGCGCTACGCCGTTTCTTGAAATCGCCCATCTCGCGATCAATGACGCGCCCAGCGCTCTGCTTCATGACACCTGGAAAATCGACAACGTCGCGCTGACAGGCATGACGGTGAATCTGGTGCTGGCGAAAGACGGCACGTTCAACCTGATCGAACTTCTTCATCGGTTGACGCCGGCCGGAAGCGCGCACACCACGACGCCGCGGGTCATGATCGCAAAGCTGGACATCGTTCGCGCGGGCATCCTGTTCACCGACCTCCACAACGCCGCGCCAGCGAAGATTTTGATGTCGCCCATTGCTCTGAGCATGACGAACCTCTCGACCCTGAGCGCGGTGAAAGCGAAAGAGACGCTCACGGCGGTATTGCCCGACGGCACGAATCTGCGGTCACATGGCGAGATTGGACTCGAACCCGCGCTGTCGGCAAGCGGCGAGTTCGCGCTGAATGGCCTGCAGGCCTCGACGTGGTTGCCGTTTCTGCGCGGCATACTGCGCATCGATGCGTTGAAAGGCCGCGCGGATCTGTCCGCGCGCTATGCCTTCACACGCACCGGCAGTCTGCAGCTTGCCGACGTGGCGCTCAGCCTCACTGACCTGGCGCTGAGCACGCCCACAGCGAAGATGCCTCTCATCACGATGAAGAAGCTTGCCGCCAACGGCGGCAGCGTGGATCCGCTGAAACATGCGGTCTCGTTCGCCAGCCTGGACGTGGCGCAAGGCGGCGTTGCCGTGCGTATCGACGCGAATGGCCAACTTGCCTGGTCGCAACTTATCGTACGCAACGACGCGGCGCGCGTCGGCGTGCCGCCCAGCGTCGCTCTACCGGATTGGCATCTCGCGGTGAAAAGCATGCGGTTGGACCGCGTTGGCCTCGACTATGACGACCAGCGGAGTAAGCCCCCGCTCGTCGCCAGCATTGCCCGCATCGGCGGCGCGCTGCGGATCGACGCGACGACCGGCGCGCATGGCAATGTTGCAGGCCGGGACATTGCCCTGCACATCCACGACGCAGCGCTCCCGGGCCAACCGATGCTGAAACTCGACGACGCATCCGTCACGGGAGGGTCTTTCGATCTTGCGGGCATGACGGTCGCGGCATCCGACATTGCGTTGCAGGACGGCACGGTCTCGGTCGCACGCAACACGGACGGCTCGATCGATTGGCAGCGTCGCTTTGCGGCGGCACCCGGACATCACGCGGCGACGTCCGCTGGACGACACCCCTGGCAATACGACTTCGCGCGAATCGGCATCAGCAACATCGATGTGGCGCTGGCCGACCGCAGCATGACGCCCGTTTTCCACTATCCGCTGCACCTCCGGTCCCTTACCGCGCACGACGTCGCAAACAGTGGCTCGACGCCCGTCCGGTTCGACGCGCGGATCGCAGCGCATGACGGCGGCACGCTCGATGCCCATGGCAGCATCGCCCCGCAGGGCACCAACCTCCAGGCGCACGTTCAACTCGACCAACTCGTTCTGACGCCGTTCAGCGCCCTTGCGCTGCGCCGTACCGGCTTCACGCCCGCCGGCGGTCCGCTGACGCTATCGGCCGACTTGCGCGATGCCGGGGGCTGGACGCTCGACGATCTGAATGCCAGTCTGCCCCACTTCACGCTGCGCCGCCCCCGGGAAACCGAACCCTTGTTTGCAGCCGCGCGACTGAACATCCAAGGCGCGAAGGTCGCTTTTTCGCAGCGCACGGTGGTGGTGGGTGAACTCTCGCTCGCGACAGGCGTCGTGCGCGCGCAGGTACAAAAGAGCGGTCGGTTCGATTGGCAGGTTGCGTACCCGGCCTCGCGCATCGCCCCGCAGCCCGCCGCCGCTCGTGCCGCCACGCCCGCGCACGCCTGGAATATACGCGTTGCAACGTTCCAGGCGCGCGCAATGGCAGCGCATCTCGTCGACCTCAGCGGCGCGGTGTCCAGACGTCTCGACGTCGACCGGTTCGATATCGCCATGGCCATGCAAATGTCGGTGGGCGGAGCGCAGGCACAGGTCGCAGCGCAAAACCTCCAGGCAAGCATGCACGAGGCCAGGTTCTCGATGGACGGCAGTCAGCAGCCGGCCGTTTCGATTACGTCCGCGTCGCTTTCAAACGGGGGATTCAATCTTCACGCCCGCCGCATGACGGCGTCCACGCTCACCGTGCGCGGCGGCAGCGCCCGGATCGTGCGCGATGCAAACGGGCGCCTCAACCTGCTCGACGCCGAATCCCGAAAAAGCGCGGCCGCTCCCGCCGCTCCCGCCGCCGGACGGGCCTGGCAATACTCGGTTGGCACGATTCAGATCGCGCATTTCACGACGAACGTGGCGGACCGCGCGTACACGCCGGCACTCGCCCTCGGCGCGACATTCGACGCGACCGCCCATGACGTGGCGAACGACAGCAAGGCTCGCTTCGACGCCACGCTCGCGCTCGCCGACGCCGGCGGCAGCGTCAAGGCAAGCGGCACGGGAACGCCGGATACGGGCGAATTTCACGCCGATGTGGTCGCCAGGGCCATCGCACTGGCGCCCCTGCAGCCGGTTCTCACGCGTTACACCCGGCTCGCCCTGGCCGCCGGCCAAGCGAGCGGCGACCTCGCAATCGTCCACGCCGCCCACGCGGGACGTGCAATCCAGGTCACCGGCCAGCTTGGCCTGAAAAACATCATCCTGAACGAAACCGACACGAATGCCCATGCACTCTCGCTCGAGCGGCTGGATGCACGGGACATCGCCTTTTCGGGTCAGGACAATCGCCTGACGGTCGGTGATATCCAGATTGTCCATCCGGATGCGAAGATCGCGGTCGAGAAGAACCACAGCGTAAACCTGGAACGGTTCCTCAAACGCGACGCCGGCGCGACGCCGAAAGCCGAACCGCCGTCCGGCACGGGCCCGCACGCCGCCCCGTTCCAGTTGGCGATCCATCGCATTGGCGTGCGCGGCGGCAGCGTGGACTTCTCCGACCAAAGTCTGGTCCTGCCGTTCTCCACGAAGGTGAGCGCGGTGCAGGCGACCATCGTCGGGGTGTTCAATCATGGCGATCGGCACGCCGACGTGACCGCCGATGGCACGATACAGTCGTACGGTTCCGCGACCGTCAATGGCAGCATCGTGCCATTCGACCCGCGACGCTATACGGACCTTCGCGTCAGGTTCGCCAACGTGCGGGTACAGCCTCTCTCGCCGTACACCGCGACCTTCGCCGGACGCAAGGTGCAGGCCGGCAAACTCTGGCTCGACCTCGAGTACAAAATCGATCACGGCAACCTGCTGGGCAAGAACGATGTCCGCTTGTCCGATTTCACGCTCGGCGAGCGCGTGAAAAGCCCCACCGCCAAGGACATTCCCCTCAACCTGGCGGTGTCGCTCCTGACGGATTCCAAGGGGGAGATCCACCTCTCCGTGCCCGTGCGCGGCAACCTCGACAATCCCCATTTCGACATCGCCAGCGCGATAACCGACGCGTTACGCCATACCCTTCTGCGCGTCGCCGCGGCACCCTTTCATTTGCTCGGAAAACTTTTCGGCAATGACAAGACATCGCTGGCCAGCATCGGCTTCGCCGCGGGAAACGCATCGCTCGCGCCCGAGCAGCGTGAAAAGCTCGACGCCCTGGTCGGCGCGCTGAGACAACGACCGCTCCTGCAACTCTCGATCGGCGCGCCCTACGACGAACGTATGGACACCCTCGCCCTCCAGCAGGCGCAAACCCGCCGTCAGCTCGCCGCACGGCTCACGTCCCCCGGCGCCGACGACGCAGACGCGTCGATCGTCGCGCTCGACGATCCCGGCACGCGCCGGGCACTGGGCGCGATGCTCGCGCAACAAAATAACGGACCGCTCCCAGAATCGCCAACAGGTCCCGCCGCGGACAGCCACGCCGCGTATCAGGCCATGTTCGACCGGGTTTCAAAAGGGCAGACCCTGAACGCCGATGCCGCCGAGATCCTGGCGACCCGCCGGGCCGAGGGGATCGCCGACTATCTGACGCAACACGGCATCGCACGAAGCCGGGTGCAGACGGGCAAGGTGCAACAGGTTTCGAAGGACGATGTCGGACTGATCGATGCGCAGCTGACCGTACTTGCCGCTGCGCCATGATGACGCCAAGCGGCAGCGCTGGGCATGCCCGCGCCCCCCCCACCCATATGTTCCCGTCTTCCGCTAGGCGGGCAGGTGCTTCGCCCGCTCGCTTGTCTGGTTCGGAGAAGCGCCACCGTCGCGAGCGAGGGTCGGTCCGCACAGGCGAAGCGCCGTATTGACGATGGCCAGATGCGTCAGCGCCTGCGGAAAGTTTCCCGATAGACGCTTGCCCGGCACATCGTATTCCTCGGAGAACAAGCCCAGATCGTTGCCCACGGCAAGCACGCGGTCCAGTTGCGCGCGTGCCTCGTCGGTGCGGCCCTGCAGATGAAGGCAGTCCGCCATCCAGCAGGAGCAGGCGAGAAATGCCCCCTCGCTCGGTCCCTCCCGACGCGCTCTGGTGCGCCGTATCAACCCGCCGTCGGCGAGTTCTCTCTGGATGGTCGCGATGGTCGCGGCCATGCGTGGATCGTCGGCCGGGAGAAAACCCACCAGCGGCAACAAAAGCAGGCTCGCGTCGATTTCCTGCCCCCCGTAATATTGGGTGAAACTGCCGAGTCCCTCGTTCCAGCCCTCGCGGCAGACCTGCTCATGGACGACCGTTCGTAACGCGGTGATGCGTTCGATCACGTGCCGCGCGACCGGTTCCGCGCCGGCGTTCGTACCGTCATGACGCAGAAAGCGATCGAACGCCACCCACGCCATGACTTTCGAATAGGTGTACTGCCGCGGCGCGGCGCGGGACTCCCACACGCCGGAACCCTCGCTGTCCCACATCGTCTCGAGGTGTTCGACGATCTTCAGCATGACCGCGGCTTCCTGCGCGGACACCGGCACGCCCCCCCGGCGGGCCAGATCGAGACAATCCAGCAGCTCGCCGAAAACATCGATTTGATGTTGCGTGGACGCCGCGTTGCCGACCCTCACGGGCTGCGCGTAACGGTACCCCGGCAATGAATCGACGGACCACTCGGCAAGATGCCGTGCACCATCGACGCGATACATGATCCGCACGCGTTCGGGCGAACCCGCGACGGCGCGTAGCAGCCAGTCTCTCCAGGCAAGCGCTTCCTCATGAAAGCCGGCATTGAGGAGCGCCCCCAGGGTAAAGCTCGCATCGCGCAGCCAGCAATATCGATAGTCCCAGTTCATGGTGCCGCCAGGCGCCTCCGGCAGCGAGGTCGTGGGCGCCGCGATCAAACCGCCGCTGGTTTGATGAATCAACGCCTTCAAGGTCAGCAGCGAGCGTCTGACTTCCCTGGGCCAGTCCGTCTTCGCATCGTCGAACCGGTCGATCCAGTCACGCCAGAAACGCTGGGTGGAAGATAACGCCGCTTCCGCATCGATCGCGCCCGGGGCGGGCTGATGGGATGGCCCATAGCTCATCACGAACGCCAACCGGCTTCCCTGCGCAACGTCGAATTCCGCCACCGTCGCCAGCGCCGAGACATCGAGCGGCACCGGCGCACGCAGAATCACGAGATCCGGCCCGACCTTCGCGACCATGCAGTCGTCCTGGAGCGCCGACCATGGGGGCAACGCCCCGTAGTCGAAGCGCAGACACAGCGTCGATCGGACTTTGACGTTGCCCCGCAGGCCGACGACGATTCGTACGACAGAAGAAAAGGTCGTTCGCATCGGCATGAAATCGATCACCCGGATCGCCCCCCCGTCCACTTCGAAATCCGTTTCGACGATCAGGCTATCCTCCTGATAGCGGCGGCTGTGATGACGAACCGCTGCGACGGGAGCCACGGTCCAGTGACCGTTTTTTTCGGTACCCAGCAACGCGGCGAAGCACGCATCGTCGTCGAACCGAGGCCAGCAGAGCCAGTCGATCGCGCCGTCGCGGCTGACGAGTGCAGCCGTTTCACCATCGCCCAACAGGGCGTAATCTTCGATCGGCTTGCTCATGTGTAGGGTTTCCGCCCGGGACCGCGTGATCAGACTTTGGATTTCTTCGCCAGCCAGTGGATACCGCCGGCCAGGCTCAACGCGGCGAAGGCCCAGAAAAACCCCCGATGGCGATCGGTGAACATCTCCCAGCTGTGTTCCCGAGACTCGCTGTCGAAGCGGCCATGCGCGCCATAATGGCCGGGTACGGCTTCGAACAAGTTACTGGGCGCGTCCGCCGCGAGCGGTTCATCGGTCAGTTGCCCCGAATAGCCCGAAGACGCCAGATATTTATCGATCAAACCCGGCGCGATGCGGTTTGCCAGAATCGCCTTGACCGTAGGAAAACCCAGCCAGACTTCGCGCCGCTTGTGCGTGGCCCCGAAAAAGATCGCCCGCGCAGCCACCTCCGGTTCGAAGATGGGTGCGACGGGCTTGGCCTTGACGCCCATCTTGTTTTTCGCCCAGTCGAATTGCGGCGTGTTCACGGCGGGCAGGTCGACCATTGTCAGGTGAACCTTGAGCCTGTCGTGGATGATTTCCGAACGCAATGCGTCGGTGAAACCGCGTATCGCGAATTTGGCGCCGCAATAAATCGATTGCAACGGAACGGAGCGGTAGCCCAGCGCCGAACCCACGTTCACGATGGTGCCGCGGTCGCGCACGCGCATGCGCGAGAGCGCCGACATGGTGCCATGGACCTGACCGAGATAGGTCACGCGCGTGCCGCGTTCAAACTCCTCCGGCGTCAGCTTCGAGACAGGCGCGAATACCGTTGCCATCGCGATATTGACCCAGACGTCGATCGGACCCAGTTCGTTCTCCACTTTGCTTGCCGCGGCATCCACGGCCGTGGCATCGGCGACATCGGTGGGAATCGCCAAGGTGCGCACCCCGTAGCGTTCGTGCAATTCTCGCGCCGCCCTGTCGAGGCGTTGCGGATCACGCGACAACAGCGCGACCGCGAAGCCCTCGCTGGCGAATTTTTCGGCGGTAGCCCGGCCCACACCGGCGCCGGCGCCCGTGATCACGACAATTTGCGTCATAAAAAATCCTTGTTTTACGCGACGACTGCGGTATGAGACAACGCTACATTTTTTCCTTGATGCCACGCTTGATGAGCCACCAGTTCAGCGGATAGGTGGTGGCGAATCCGATCATCATGGCGATCTGCATCATGAACCAGTAAGACCACTGGGTCGGCACCATGTCGGGAAAGCGCCAGGCGCGAAAACCCATCCACGCGAACATGCCGACTTCATAGGCGAGCAGCGACAAGGTATCGATCTTGATCGCGGCGATGATGCCGTCGCGAACGTTCAGACCCTGCATCGGTGCCACGGAGAAGTACTGAAACAAAACGCCGAACAGGTAAGCCAGCACGAAAGCGCATAGATAGGTACCGCCAAGCAACGACCCGAAAACGGTCATGCC encodes:
- a CDS encoding sugar porter family MFS transporter encodes the protein MHIVIIAATAALGGLLFGYDTGVISAALLFLRTAFHLSTLMVGIVTSIALAGAAGGAGVAGRLADHFGRRPTLLWTAAVFLAGAVVSACAVDLPMLLVGRVLVGIGIGGASMLTPLYLAEIAPAKTRGALVSCNQLAVTLGILLSYLVGYALAASGSWRWMLGLSAVPGALLALGMYLLPETPRWLAGHGHTDLARASLRKLRGADVDIDAEVAELRADLKSDRQTAQHEAPSKKERLAQRLPLIVGVGLAIFQQVTGINTVIYFAPMIFQAAGLSSASAAILATAGIGVVNVLMTVVAIRLVDRVGRRVLLLWGVGGMGVSLSLLACVFLFGKGPILSWLTAASLTAYIGFFAIGLGPVFWLLLSEIFPLAIRARGMSAATIANWLANLAVALSFLNLTALLGRPGVFFIFAALSFAALLFAYRLIPETMGLSLEAVDALWRRREGLTPPANQER
- a CDS encoding DUF748 domain-containing protein; this translates as MSSIQGQSAETPVPPPGEPPAREHPGWHKYGFAALALLGLLGIYAVAGFWGAPRLVETHLSPWLTQRYGLHLGLGRVRFNPFTFEIQADNVVLRNPGATPFLEIAHLAINDAPSALLHDTWKIDNVALTGMTVNLVLAKDGTFNLIELLHRLTPAGSAHTTTPRVMIAKLDIVRAGILFTDLHNAAPAKILMSPIALSMTNLSTLSAVKAKETLTAVLPDGTNLRSHGEIGLEPALSASGEFALNGLQASTWLPFLRGILRIDALKGRADLSARYAFTRTGSLQLADVALSLTDLALSTPTAKMPLITMKKLAANGGSVDPLKHAVSFASLDVAQGGVAVRIDANGQLAWSQLIVRNDAARVGVPPSVALPDWHLAVKSMRLDRVGLDYDDQRSKPPLVASIARIGGALRIDATTGAHGNVAGRDIALHIHDAALPGQPMLKLDDASVTGGSFDLAGMTVAASDIALQDGTVSVARNTDGSIDWQRRFAAAPGHHAATSAGRHPWQYDFARIGISNIDVALADRSMTPVFHYPLHLRSLTAHDVANSGSTPVRFDARIAAHDGGTLDAHGSIAPQGTNLQAHVQLDQLVLTPFSALALRRTGFTPAGGPLTLSADLRDAGGWTLDDLNASLPHFTLRRPRETEPLFAAARLNIQGAKVAFSQRTVVVGELSLATGVVRAQVQKSGRFDWQVAYPASRIAPQPAAARAATPAHAWNIRVATFQARAMAAHLVDLSGAVSRRLDVDRFDIAMAMQMSVGGAQAQVAAQNLQASMHEARFSMDGSQQPAVSITSASLSNGGFNLHARRMTASTLTVRGGSARIVRDANGRLNLLDAESRKSAAAPAAPAAGRAWQYSVGTIQIAHFTTNVADRAYTPALALGATFDATAHDVANDSKARFDATLALADAGGSVKASGTGTPDTGEFHADVVARAIALAPLQPVLTRYTRLALAAGQASGDLAIVHAAHAGRAIQVTGQLGLKNIILNETDTNAHALSLERLDARDIAFSGQDNRLTVGDIQIVHPDAKIAVEKNHSVNLERFLKRDAGATPKAEPPSGTGPHAAPFQLAIHRIGVRGGSVDFSDQSLVLPFSTKVSAVQATIVGVFNHGDRHADVTADGTIQSYGSATVNGSIVPFDPRRYTDLRVRFANVRVQPLSPYTATFAGRKVQAGKLWLDLEYKIDHGNLLGKNDVRLSDFTLGERVKSPTAKDIPLNLAVSLLTDSKGEIHLSVPVRGNLDNPHFDIASAITDALRHTLLRVAAAPFHLLGKLFGNDKTSLASIGFAAGNASLAPEQREKLDALVGALRQRPLLQLSIGAPYDERMDTLALQQAQTRRQLAARLTSPGADDADASIVALDDPGTRRALGAMLAQQNNGPLPESPTGPAADSHAAYQAMFDRVSKGQTLNADAAEILATRRAEGIADYLTQHGIARSRVQTGKVQQVSKDDVGLIDAQLTVLAAAP
- a CDS encoding glycoside hydrolase family 15 protein, coding for MSKPIEDYALLGDGETAALVSRDGAIDWLCWPRFDDDACFAALLGTEKNGHWTVAPVAAVRHHSRRYQEDSLIVETDFEVDGGAIRVIDFMPMRTTFSSVVRIVVGLRGNVKVRSTLCLRFDYGALPPWSALQDDCMVAKVGPDLVILRAPVPLDVSALATVAEFDVAQGSRLAFVMSYGPSHQPAPGAIDAEAALSSTQRFWRDWIDRFDDAKTDWPREVRRSLLTLKALIHQTSGGLIAAPTTSLPEAPGGTMNWDYRYCWLRDASFTLGALLNAGFHEEALAWRDWLLRAVAGSPERVRIMYRVDGARHLAEWSVDSLPGYRYAQPVRVGNAASTQHQIDVFGELLDCLDLARRGGVPVSAQEAAVMLKIVEHLETMWDSEGSGVWESRAAPRQYTYSKVMAWVAFDRFLRHDGTNAGAEPVARHVIERITALRTVVHEQVCREGWNEGLGSFTQYYGGQEIDASLLLLPLVGFLPADDPRMAATIATIQRELADGGLIRRTRARREGPSEGAFLACSCWMADCLHLQGRTDEARAQLDRVLAVGNDLGLFSEEYDVPGKRLSGNFPQALTHLAIVNTALRLCGPTLARDGGASPNQTSERAKHLPA
- a CDS encoding SDR family oxidoreductase gives rise to the protein MTQIVVITGAGAGVGRATAEKFASEGFAVALLSRDPQRLDRAARELHERYGVRTLAIPTDVADATAVDAAASKVENELGPIDVWVNIAMATVFAPVSKLTPEEFERGTRVTYLGQVHGTMSALSRMRVRDRGTIVNVGSALGYRSVPLQSIYCGAKFAIRGFTDALRSEIIHDRLKVHLTMVDLPAVNTPQFDWAKNKMGVKAKPVAPIFEPEVAARAIFFGATHKRREVWLGFPTVKAILANRIAPGLIDKYLASSGYSGQLTDEPLAADAPSNLFEAVPGHYGAHGRFDSESREHSWEMFTDRHRGFFWAFAALSLAGGIHWLAKKSKV
- a CDS encoding DUF4396 domain-containing protein, whose protein sequence is MKIMEAVWPLTMLYWGPVGIAAYLWFGRAERSGQHDHRGGSMAMNGHGKEKPMWQATFVGASHCGAGCAVGDFIGDWFAFGLGMTVFGSLLGGTYLCAFVLAYLFGVLFQYFSVAPMQGLNVRDGIIAAIKIDTLSLLAYEVGMFAWMGFRAWRFPDMVPTQWSYWFMMQIAMMIGFATTYPLNWWLIKRGIKEKM